One window of the Methylocystis parvus OBBP genome contains the following:
- the tnpA gene encoding IS66-like element accessory protein TnpA, whose translation MSAAKDGVKRRTWSLEERQRIVAEALAPGASVAAVARRHGLNANLVFKWLRRSREGWLDRRRGPAKETAPAKMSPELAAQTFVPVELLELKPAPMSPALPPSSAPVAKIAATPARVSRKNVRRGAMEVSLPNGARLSLDADVDTEALRRVLSALGDL comes from the coding sequence ATGTCGGCGGCGAAGGATGGCGTCAAGCGGCGCACGTGGAGCCTTGAGGAGCGGCAGCGGATCGTTGCGGAGGCGTTGGCGCCTGGCGCGTCCGTAGCGGCTGTCGCGCGACGGCACGGATTGAACGCCAATCTGGTTTTCAAGTGGCTGCGGCGTTCGCGCGAAGGCTGGCTGGATCGCCGGCGGGGGCCGGCGAAAGAGACAGCGCCCGCGAAAATGTCGCCGGAGCTAGCCGCACAGACTTTCGTTCCCGTCGAGCTGCTGGAGTTGAAGCCGGCTCCGATGAGCCCGGCTCTGCCGCCGTCGTCGGCGCCGGTGGCGAAGATTGCCGCCACGCCGGCGCGGGTGTCGCGCAAGAACGTGCGGCGCGGCGCCATGGAAGTCAGCCTGCCGAATGGCGCGCGCTTGTCGCTCGACGCAGATGTGGACACTGAGGCTCTGCGCCGCGTGTTGTCGGCGCTGGGTGACCTTTGA
- a CDS encoding RHS repeat-associated core domain-containing protein → MLRPQLIRGRRITLTDYRITRYQHGSPTDPGLFVDRALAWTGDVVASIIDNKNPGATPGQYNSQSQLFAYTPTRRLMTAQGYYGTLGWTYDANGNRLTETANGVTSTYAYPVTSNRLSSVTPSGQSARNFAYDAAGNIVSDSRSGALGMSFEYDVEGRLSKAWQTNALSQGAVYAYDAQDRLASRTVTSGATTTTTLYIHDLDNHVIAETDAAGVTRREYIWLNDIPIAVIDGADTATPTMYSVHTDHLGRPARMVAQNWASVWDVIYSPFGAVSAIFDSTTKLDMRFPGQWFQMESGLAYNWHRHYDASLGRYVQPDPIGYVGGRSLYGYVGQNPLAHVDPDGQIVKWPKVGVD, encoded by the coding sequence ATGCTGCGGCCTCAACTGATCCGCGGTCGTCGCATCACGCTTACGGATTACCGCATCACCCGCTATCAGCACGGCTCCCCGACCGATCCGGGCCTTTTCGTCGACCGCGCGCTCGCCTGGACCGGCGACGTCGTCGCCTCGATCATCGACAACAAGAACCCCGGCGCGACGCCCGGCCAGTATAATTCCCAGTCGCAACTCTTCGCCTATACGCCGACGCGGCGGCTCATGACGGCGCAGGGCTATTACGGCACGCTCGGCTGGACCTATGACGCCAACGGCAACCGCCTCACAGAGACCGCGAACGGCGTGACCTCCACCTACGCCTATCCCGTCACGTCGAACCGGCTGAGTTCGGTCACGCCTTCGGGACAGAGCGCGCGCAACTTCGCCTATGACGCGGCGGGGAACATCGTCAGCGACAGCCGCAGCGGCGCGCTCGGCATGAGCTTCGAATATGACGTCGAGGGACGTCTGTCCAAGGCCTGGCAGACCAACGCCCTGTCGCAGGGAGCGGTCTACGCCTATGACGCCCAGGACCGCCTGGCGTCTCGCACCGTGACGAGCGGCGCGACCACCACGACGACGCTCTACATCCACGATCTCGACAACCACGTCATCGCCGAGACCGATGCGGCGGGGGTGACGAGGCGCGAATATATCTGGCTGAACGACATTCCGATCGCCGTGATCGACGGCGCCGACACGGCGACGCCGACAATGTATTCCGTCCACACCGACCACTTGGGCCGCCCGGCGCGCATGGTGGCGCAGAACTGGGCTTCCGTGTGGGACGTGATCTATTCGCCCTTTGGGGCGGTGAGCGCGATCTTCGATTCGACCACCAAGCTCGACATGCGCTTTCCAGGACAGTGGTTCCAGATGGAAAGCGGGCTGGCGTACAACTGGCATCGCCACTATGACGCGAGCCTCGGGAGGTATGTGCAGCCGGATCCGATCGGCTATGTGGGCGGGCGGAGTCTCTATGGGTATGTCGGGCAGAACCCGCTGGCGCATGTCGATCCCGATGGGCAAATTGTAAAATGGCCCAAGGTCGGAGTTGACTGA
- a CDS encoding transposase → MWNHCPVKRIDADPGFKVLPRRWVVERTFGWMTRWRRLVRDYEKRIDVSKAMIHVALGGLLLRRIAH, encoded by the coding sequence ATCTGGAACCACTGTCCCGTGAAGCGCATCGACGCCGATCCAGGCTTCAAAGTCCTGCCGCGACGCTGGGTGGTTGAGCGAACCTTTGGCTGGATGACCCGCTGGCGACGCCTCGTGCGCGATTACGAAAAGCGCATCGACGTCTCCAAGGCCATGATCCACGTCGCTCTCGGTGGACTCCTCTTGCGCAGGATCGCGCACTGA
- a CDS encoding RHS repeat-associated core domain-containing protein: MRFTGQWFQMESGLAYNWHRHYDATLGRYVQPDPIGYAGGRSLYGYVGQNPLAYVDPDGRTAIAIPAICIRFPALCIGAAGAAARAAGDLIQAGIDFCRSKTGNDSPKDGGCDKEWKEAYEICRELIANGENFNKRRFGPEPYNLRRCAMGYVSERCGGNPVTH; encoded by the coding sequence ATGCGCTTCACGGGACAGTGGTTCCAGATGGAGAGCGGGCTGGCGTATAATTGGCATCGACATTACGACGCGACGCTTGGGAGATACGTCCAGCCGGATCCGATCGGCTATGCGGGCGGGCGGAGCCTTTATGGGTATGTGGGGCAGAACCCGCTCGCGTATGTTGATCCGGATGGGCGGACAGCGATCGCTATTCCCGCAATCTGTATTAGATTTCCCGCTCTATGCATCGGAGCGGCTGGCGCCGCTGCGCGAGCCGCAGGAGACTTAATTCAGGCTGGAATTGACTTCTGCCGTAGCAAAACCGGAAATGATTCACCAAAAGATGGAGGCTGTGACAAAGAATGGAAGGAGGCATACGAAATATGTCGAGAACTGATCGCCAATGGTGAAAATTTCAATAAGCGAAGGTTTGGCCCTGAACCGTATAATTTACGCAGATGTGCGATGGGCTATGTTTCTGAACGATGTGGCGGAAATCCCGTAACTCATTAG
- a CDS encoding UPF0149 family protein, whose translation MRKPPRHLGQLKSALLDMGEEAMLLEELDGLVAGVLVCPEMIPPSEWLPVVWGQTDEEAAPAFDSMAHLNEVLALVMAHYNDLAKRLFERPGTYAPYFAIDDRNGDVLWELWIEGFEKAVKLRPAAWRPLLDADLDTAKAMSGLLTLADIARGDARFSKLEHDALASTATELIGPFVLALNKWRLESHDLGDMTPVSSPLTSTSFGKVGRNDPCPCGSGKKYKKCCGLN comes from the coding sequence ATGCGGAAGCCGCCGCGCCATCTCGGGCAGCTTAAAAGCGCTCTCCTCGACATGGGCGAGGAGGCCATGCTGCTGGAAGAACTCGATGGGCTCGTCGCCGGCGTGCTCGTTTGTCCGGAGATGATCCCGCCGAGCGAATGGCTGCCGGTCGTCTGGGGGCAGACGGACGAGGAGGCGGCGCCCGCCTTCGACTCGATGGCTCACCTGAACGAAGTGCTGGCGCTCGTCATGGCGCACTACAATGATCTCGCGAAACGGCTTTTCGAGAGGCCCGGGACCTATGCGCCTTACTTCGCCATCGATGATCGCAACGGCGATGTGCTTTGGGAGTTGTGGATCGAAGGCTTCGAAAAGGCGGTGAAGCTTCGCCCCGCTGCATGGCGACCGTTGCTCGATGCGGACTTGGATACCGCCAAAGCCATGTCGGGCTTGCTGACGCTCGCCGATATCGCTCGAGGCGACGCGCGCTTCTCCAAGCTCGAGCATGACGCCCTCGCATCAACCGCGACGGAACTGATCGGCCCGTTCGTCTTGGCCCTCAATAAATGGCGTCTCGAAAGCCATGATCTCGGCGACATGACGCCAGTATCGTCGCCGCTCACATCCACTTCGTTCGGCAAAGTCGGTCGCAACGATCCCTGTCCATGCGGATCAGGCAAAAAATACAAGAAATGCTGCGGCCTCAACTGA
- a CDS encoding RHS repeat domain-containing protein produces MTSRDGCRRAYQTNVPSQGAVYAYDAQDRLASRTVTSGATTTTTLYIHDLDNHVIAETDAAGVTLREYIWLNDIPIAVIDGADTATPTMYSVHTDHLGRPARMVAQNWASVWDVIYSPFGGVAAIFDSTTKLDMRFPGQWFQMESGLAYNWHRHYDASLGRYVQPDPMGLSSLQTDGPNPFDYVGGNPLARIDPKGQFAIPAIPVLIPIVAGAAAYYSGKLIITAWESRARGKVDPVQDVQPINPGKDCNGKCNPCPPNIYWEAEGDAHGSTGGKHRHGIEWHQAPDCTCYPKRVSHQD; encoded by the coding sequence ATGACGTCGAGAGACGGCTGTCGAAGGGCCTATCAGACCAACGTCCCGTCGCAGGGGGCGGTCTACGCCTATGACGCGCAGGACCGCCTGGCTTCTCGCACCGTGACGAGCGGCGCGACCACCACGACGACGCTCTACATCCACGATCTCGACAACCACGTCATCGCCGAGACCGATGCGGCGGGGGTGACGCTGCGGGAATATATCTGGCTGAACGACATTCCGATCGCCGTGATCGACGGCGCCGACACGGCGACGCCGACAATGTATTCCGTCCACACCGACCACTTGGGCCGCCCGGCGCGCATGGTGGCGCAGAACTGGGCCTCCGTGTGGGACGTGATCTACTCCCCCTTCGGCGGCGTCGCGGCGATCTTCGATTCCACGACCAAGCTCGACATGCGCTTTCCGGGACAGTGGTTCCAGATGGAGAGCGGGCTGGCGTACAACTGGCATCGACATTACGACGCGAGCCTCGGGAGGTATGTGCAGCCGGATCCGATGGGACTATCATCTTTACAAACGGATGGTCCGAACCCCTTCGATTATGTAGGGGGGAACCCCTTGGCGAGGATCGATCCAAAGGGGCAGTTCGCTATTCCAGCGATCCCAGTTTTGATTCCGATCGTAGCCGGCGCCGCTGCGTATTATAGTGGGAAACTGATCATTACAGCTTGGGAGAGCAGAGCCAGAGGCAAAGTCGATCCAGTTCAGGATGTGCAGCCGATAAACCCTGGCAAAGATTGCAATGGCAAGTGCAACCCTTGCCCGCCAAACATATACTGGGAAGCGGAAGGCGATGCGCATGGGTCTACGGGGGGTAAACACCGACACGGCATTGAATGGCATCAGGCACCAGATTGCACCTGCTATCCAAAACGAGTTAGCCATCAGGATTAA
- a CDS encoding RHS repeat domain-containing protein — protein MSFEYDVEGRLSKAYQTNAPSQGAVYAYDAQDRLASRTVTSGATTTTTLYIHDLDNHVIAETDAAGVTKREYIWLNDIPIAVIDGADTATPTMYSVHTDHLGRPARMVAQNWASVWDVIYSPFGGVAAIFDSTIKLDMRFPGQWFQMESGLAYNWHRHYDASLGRYVQPDPIGYAGGRSLYGYVGQNPLAYIDPDGLIIQWPPKIGIDWDDIQKDLDHNNYHRICDRREPPGLSPCASARWRYRQALVCYQRRVEWEERWGDAKTRAIHEPALEQVKQRMKNAADDIKRYCNSQVCPPSSPED, from the coding sequence ATGAGCTTTGAATATGACGTCGAGGGGCGCTTGTCGAAAGCCTATCAGACCAACGCCCCGTCGCAGGGCGCGGTCTACGCCTATGACGCGCAGGACCGCCTGGCTTCTCGCACCGTGACGAGCGGCGCGACCACCACGACGACGCTCTACATCCACGATCTCGACAACCACGTCATCGCCGAGACCGATGCGGCGGGGGTGACGAAGCGCGAATATATCTGGCTGAACGACATTCCGATCGCCGTGATCGACGGCGCCGACACGGCGACGCCGACAATGTATTCCGTCCACACCGACCACTTGGGCCGCCCGGCGCGCATGGTGGCGCAGAACTGGGCCTCCGTGTGGGACGTGATCTACTCCCCCTTCGGCGGCGTCGCGGCGATCTTCGATTCCACGATCAAGCTCGACATGCGCTTTCCGGGACAGTGGTTCCAGATGGAGAGCGGGCTGGCTTATAACTGGCATCGCCACTATGACGCGAGCCTCGGGAGGTATGTGCAGCCGGATCCGATCGGCTATGCAGGCGGGCGGAGCTTGTATGGGTATGTGGGGCAGAACCCGTTGGCGTATATCGATCCAGACGGCCTCATCATACAATGGCCGCCGAAGATCGGTATTGATTGGGATGATATTCAAAAAGATTTGGATCACAATAATTATCATAGGATATGCGACCGGCGTGAACCGCCCGGCCTGTCACCATGCGCGAGCGCCCGTTGGCGGTATCGTCAGGCCCTGGTCTGTTACCAGAGGCGCGTAGAGTGGGAAGAGCGTTGGGGGGATGCCAAGACTAGAGCCATACATGAACCTGCCTTAGAGCAAGTAAAACAGCGAATGAAAAACGCGGCTGACGATATCAAGAGATATTGTAACAGCCAAGTCTGCCCACCAAGTTCGCCTGAGGATTGA
- the tnpC gene encoding IS66 family transposase, translating to MSRAAADLPEDPTELRRFAEALAAEVHAKTLLIEKLKMQLAVLRRARFGRSSEKLDRDIEQLELLIGDMEESDAGRVARSEATTNGASSSTPKKPSVRAPLPDHLPLETVVHDAPCVCPTCGGSKFGRVGVDEREMLEYVASHFKRVAHVRPKMSCRACETIVQAPMPTLPIEKGRPGPALLAHVIVAKYCDHLPLHRQSGIYAREGVTIDRSVMAGWVGHMAALLEPLAECIARHVRGGPAVHADDTTVPVLDPGRGRTKTGRLWTAVRDERPYGSTAPPAAFYLYSPDRTSEHAHALLKGCRGHLHADGYTGFGGLYEADPKTGAPAPLKEVACWAHARRKLYDVHIETKSPAAAEALDIIARLFVIEAGVKGKPPAERVAARRERSAPVLAELRAFLDATLAKISGKSDFAKAIRYATSRWMALIRYVDDGRLEMTNNAAERAVRPLTLGRKNYLFAGSDEGGRRAAIMYTLIETARFNDVDPEAWLADVIARIADHPINRIDDLLPWKWKPHAEAAAPSRAA from the coding sequence ATGTCGCGCGCCGCTGCCGATTTGCCCGAAGACCCCACCGAACTGCGACGGTTCGCCGAGGCGCTCGCCGCGGAAGTTCACGCCAAGACCCTGCTGATCGAGAAGCTGAAAATGCAGCTCGCCGTTTTGCGGCGCGCGCGTTTCGGGCGTTCGTCGGAAAAGCTCGACCGCGATATCGAACAGCTCGAACTCTTGATCGGCGACATGGAGGAGAGCGACGCCGGGCGCGTGGCGCGAAGCGAAGCGACCACAAACGGCGCTTCGTCATCGACCCCGAAGAAGCCGTCCGTTCGTGCGCCTCTGCCCGACCATCTCCCGCTAGAGACGGTCGTGCACGACGCGCCCTGCGTCTGCCCGACCTGCGGCGGGAGCAAATTCGGACGGGTCGGCGTCGACGAGCGCGAGATGCTGGAATATGTCGCCTCGCACTTCAAGCGCGTGGCGCATGTGCGGCCGAAGATGAGCTGCCGCGCCTGCGAGACGATCGTTCAGGCGCCCATGCCGACGCTGCCGATCGAGAAGGGACGGCCGGGGCCGGCGCTGCTGGCTCATGTCATCGTCGCCAAATATTGCGATCACCTTCCGTTGCATCGCCAGTCCGGCATTTACGCACGCGAAGGCGTGACGATCGACCGCTCGGTCATGGCCGGCTGGGTCGGCCATATGGCGGCGCTGCTGGAGCCGCTGGCCGAGTGCATCGCGCGTCACGTGCGCGGCGGTCCCGCCGTTCATGCTGACGATACGACGGTGCCCGTGCTCGATCCGGGACGCGGCAGAACGAAGACTGGCCGATTATGGACGGCGGTGCGCGATGAAAGGCCCTATGGGTCGACGGCGCCGCCGGCCGCCTTCTACCTCTACTCGCCGGACCGCACGTCCGAGCACGCCCATGCCTTGCTGAAGGGCTGTCGCGGCCATCTCCATGCCGATGGCTACACGGGCTTCGGCGGCCTTTACGAGGCCGATCCGAAAACCGGCGCGCCGGCGCCGCTGAAGGAGGTCGCCTGCTGGGCGCATGCGAGGCGCAAGCTCTACGACGTGCATATCGAAACGAAATCGCCGGCGGCGGCCGAAGCGCTCGACATCATCGCGCGGCTCTTCGTCATCGAGGCCGGCGTCAAAGGCAAGCCGCCGGCCGAGCGCGTCGCCGCGCGCCGGGAACGATCGGCTCCCGTCCTTGCCGAACTCCGCGCCTTCCTTGACGCGACGCTGGCCAAAATCAGCGGCAAGAGCGACTTCGCCAAGGCCATCCGTTATGCGACCTCGCGCTGGATGGCCTTGATCCGCTACGTCGACGACGGACGTCTCGAGATGACGAACAACGCTGCCGAACGTGCCGTCAGGCCCCTGACATTGGGCAGAAAAAACTACCTCTTTGCCGGCTCCGACGAGGGCGGGCGAAGGGCGGCGATCATGTATACGCTGATCGAAACCGCGCGCTTCAACGACGTCGATCCGGAAGCCTGGCTCGCCGACGTCATCGCTCGCATCGCCGATCACCCGATCAACCGGATCGATGATCTCCTTCCCTGGAAATGGAAGCCTCATGCGGAAGCCGCCGCGCCATCTCGGGCAGCTTAA
- a CDS encoding DUF3658 domain-containing protein, translating into MNIDKNNMDNDKIIDAAIMSCTEYSWKKTALIIERVLKTIREEWSDQLIDRIICRIRQLEKVGNLEISGDVSLLRSSEIRLTYSLESEKK; encoded by the coding sequence ATGAATATCGACAAAAATAATATGGATAATGATAAAATAATCGACGCCGCCATAATGTCATGTACCGAATATAGCTGGAAAAAAACGGCTCTAATTATTGAGAGAGTGTTGAAGACAATTCGGGAGGAGTGGTCTGATCAGCTAATTGATAGGATCATATGCCGTATTCGGCAGTTGGAAAAGGTTGGGAACCTGGAAATCAGTGGAGATGTTTCGCTTCTTAGAAGCAGCGAAATACGCCTCACCTATTCGCTCGAATCAGAGAAAAAATGA
- a CDS encoding ankyrin repeat domain-containing protein: MASLAEVLEKCEETASWFGMSITSLDQKNYLDDTPLHTVCTWGDIDAVKTLLDAGANVNALGDHEGVPLFNAIIGRNAGVVRLLLERGADPNVANSFGWTPLGHAETVGAPMEIIQLLRRAVK; the protein is encoded by the coding sequence ATGGCATCTCTTGCTGAAGTTTTAGAAAAATGCGAGGAGACGGCAAGTTGGTTTGGTATGTCCATCACGTCGCTTGATCAAAAAAATTATCTCGACGATACGCCCTTACACACAGTTTGTACTTGGGGTGATATCGACGCAGTAAAGACTCTTTTAGACGCCGGGGCAAACGTCAACGCTTTGGGCGACCACGAAGGAGTGCCTTTGTTTAACGCTATCATTGGTCGTAACGCCGGCGTCGTGCGATTGTTGCTGGAGAGGGGCGCTGACCCCAATGTTGCAAACTCTTTTGGATGGACGCCGTTAGGACACGCGGAGACTGTGGGAGCGCCCATGGAAATTATTCAGCTTTTGCGTCGCGCTGTAAAATAG
- the tnpB gene encoding IS66 family insertion sequence element accessory protein TnpB (TnpB, as the term is used for proteins encoded by IS66 family insertion elements, is considered an accessory protein, since TnpC, encoded by a neighboring gene, is a DDE family transposase.) translates to MLQFAPGVKVYLALKPVDMRRGFDGLAADVAQVLRNDPFSGAAFVFRSKRGDYVKILTWDGSGLCLFAKRLEKGKFVWPPIVEGALQLTAAQLALLIEGIDWRRTVAPEAPERPVFL, encoded by the coding sequence ATGCTTCAGTTCGCGCCGGGGGTGAAGGTCTATCTGGCGTTGAAGCCCGTCGACATGCGGCGCGGTTTCGACGGACTCGCCGCCGACGTGGCGCAGGTGCTTCGCAACGATCCCTTCTCCGGCGCGGCTTTCGTGTTCCGGAGCAAGCGCGGCGATTACGTGAAGATCTTGACCTGGGACGGGTCGGGCCTGTGTCTTTTCGCCAAGCGGCTGGAGAAGGGAAAGTTCGTCTGGCCGCCGATCGTCGAGGGCGCGTTGCAATTGACGGCGGCGCAACTGGCCTTGCTGATCGAGGGGATCGACTGGCGGCGGACGGTTGCGCCAGAAGCGCCGGAACGCCCGGTCTTCCTTTAG
- a CDS encoding RHS repeat domain-containing protein, which yields MGAGSQSYQFGYDKTDNLKTVTDPRSNVFSYGFDPLNRLISETDEENKTVNLTRNGTDAVTTYTDARNLSTSYIRNGFGEVIQEVSPDRGTIAYWRDARGLVTKRADARGVSTNYTYDNSGRLTGKTYSGQPAYWQSFDWDLTNGTSGVGRLVGLYSESGTSWRGIDTKGRIWIDYRTNAPMTSALATQYGYDPAGNIWNIVYPSGRSVTYARDAMGRVSGVTTQQNAAAAPQTVVSGVQWNPYGPLAGLTFGYGAITSFTTDTDYRITRVQTGWSGGPGFIIDRVLSWTGDMVDSIADNNNPSTTPPFTYTSQAQLFSYTPTRRLMTAQGYYGTLSWTYDANGNRASETRNGVTSTYAYPATSNRLSSVTPAGQSARNFAYDAAGNIVSDSRTGALGMSFEYDVEGRLSKAYQTNAPSQGAVYGYDALNRLASRTATSGSTTTTTLYVHDINDHIIAETNTAGQTLREYIWLNDLPIAVVDKVDTATPVIYYVHTDHLGRPARLVLEQNWHWAWDVAYGPFGEVAGVWSDPGVTQDMRFPGQWFQMESGLVYNWHRHYDATLGRYVQPDPLRADEREGETVGGVSAWRLQPPASLTDQIYLRSGAQRFGAAEGLQTPASPRRSNFPDGPSVYGYSTQNPLAKVDPKGLVTVWPYTQRPDVGDKCAVQRVCPNSGIAIVSDGGIPELSANMIALMAQPMTTRLSSNIWVS from the coding sequence ATGGGGGCGGGGTCGCAGAGCTATCAGTTCGGCTATGACAAGACGGACAATCTCAAGACCGTCACCGACCCGCGGTCGAACGTCTTCTCCTACGGCTTCGATCCCCTCAACCGCCTGATCAGCGAGACCGACGAGGAGAACAAGACCGTCAATCTGACGCGCAACGGGACCGACGCGGTCACCACCTACACGGACGCGCGCAATCTCTCGACGAGCTATATCCGCAACGGCTTCGGCGAGGTCATTCAGGAAGTTTCGCCCGACCGGGGGACGATCGCCTATTGGCGCGACGCGCGCGGCCTCGTGACAAAACGCGCCGACGCGCGCGGGGTGTCGACCAACTACACTTACGACAATTCCGGCCGTCTGACGGGCAAGACCTATTCGGGTCAGCCCGCTTACTGGCAGTCCTTCGACTGGGATCTGACGAACGGGACGAGCGGCGTCGGCCGTCTGGTCGGCCTTTACAGCGAGTCGGGGACGAGCTGGCGCGGCATCGACACGAAGGGCCGCATCTGGATCGACTATCGGACGAACGCGCCGATGACATCGGCGCTGGCGACGCAATATGGCTACGACCCCGCCGGGAATATCTGGAACATCGTCTACCCCTCCGGGCGGAGCGTTACCTACGCCCGCGACGCGATGGGGCGCGTGTCAGGCGTGACGACGCAGCAGAACGCCGCCGCCGCTCCGCAAACGGTCGTCTCCGGCGTGCAGTGGAACCCCTACGGCCCCCTCGCCGGCCTGACGTTCGGCTACGGCGCCATTACGAGTTTCACGACCGACACGGATTATCGCATCACGCGGGTGCAGACCGGCTGGTCGGGCGGTCCGGGCTTCATCATCGACCGCGTCCTGTCGTGGACCGGCGACATGGTCGACAGCATCGCCGACAACAACAATCCGTCCACGACGCCGCCCTTCACCTATACGTCGCAGGCGCAGCTCTTCAGCTATACGCCGACGCGGCGGCTGATGACGGCGCAGGGCTATTACGGGACGTTGTCCTGGACCTATGACGCCAACGGCAACCGCGCGAGCGAAACGCGCAACGGCGTCACCTCCACCTACGCCTATCCCGCAACGTCGAATCGCCTAAGTTCAGTGACGCCTGCGGGACAGAGCGCGCGCAACTTCGCCTATGACGCGGCGGGGAACATCGTCAGCGACAGCCGCACGGGCGCGCTGGGGATGAGCTTCGAATATGACGTGGAGGGGCGTCTGTCCAAAGCCTACCAGACCAACGCCCCGTCGCAGGGCGCGGTCTACGGCTATGACGCCCTGAACCGTCTAGCCTCGCGCACGGCGACCAGCGGGTCGACCACGACGACCACGCTCTATGTCCACGACATCAACGACCACATCATCGCGGAGACCAATACGGCTGGTCAGACGCTGCGCGAATATATCTGGCTGAACGACCTGCCGATCGCGGTGGTGGACAAGGTCGATACGGCGACGCCGGTGATCTACTATGTCCACACCGACCATCTCGGCCGTCCGGCGCGTCTGGTGCTGGAGCAGAACTGGCACTGGGCCTGGGACGTGGCCTATGGCCCGTTCGGGGAGGTCGCGGGCGTCTGGAGCGATCCCGGCGTGACGCAGGACATGCGCTTTCCGGGGCAATGGTTCCAGATGGAGAGCGGGCTGGTCTACAACTGGCATCGACATTACGACGCCACCCTCGGGAGATATGTCCAGCCGGATCCGCTGCGGGCGGATGAGCGGGAAGGAGAGACGGTTGGGGGCGTCTCTGCGTGGCGCTTGCAACCTCCAGCTTCGCTAACCGATCAAATTTATCTGCGGTCGGGCGCGCAGCGATTCGGGGCGGCTGAAGGCCTGCAGACGCCCGCCTCACCCCGCCGCTCGAACTTTCCAGACGGCCCGAGCGTTTATGGATACAGCACGCAGAATCCGCTGGCGAAGGTTGATCCGAAAGGGTTGGTTACCGTTTGGCCTTATACACAGCGACCAGATGTCGGTGACAAATGCGCAGTACAGCGAGTGTGCCCTAACAGTGGGATAGCAATAGTGAGCGATGGCGGTATACCAGAACTATCTGCAAATATGATTGCTCTCATGGCGCAGCCAATGACAACGAGATTGTCGTCGAACATCTGGGTATCGTAG